The segment atattactaatttttgtaTAAGATTATAATGACAAAGCTACTGTTTTGAAAACCCTAATCAAGGCCTTcgatttataaaagaaaaaaaaattcgaaatcGAGGCCAATGATTTGATTTCCAAAACAAACCCtaaatacaataaaattaaacctaaagtttcaatttttactTCGATGATTCGACTTCCGAGACGAAACCTCCCTCCGCGCTTGAAGTAAGAGCACGCCAAATCTACAAATCTAGAAGAAAAAAGTCCCTACAGATTCAGGAACGAGATCAAATCCGTGATTGCGCCCGCAGATAATCTCCTCTGAAGATCTTCAAAGCCCTAAACCGAGAACGGTCGTTACGAATCGGACGACTAGCTTCAGTCCGTGAGATCCGAAAGCTCCAAGCGCCTATTCCACCAGTAGAGAGAAGGATCGAAATCTGAGAGACTCTTGATTGAATCTGGGGGAGATTGAATCGTCGTGGAAATCGAGCTCTGGGGAGTCTTGAGGAGAAGCAGGAAGATCGATCTTGAAATCTAGGGTTTGGAAACTAgagagctctctctctctctctctctcccgtaTCGTGGTGTCCTGAGgaatttttgtttaatgtgtgttaaataaaatttattgggGACAACTTTAATCAATCTTTATGATATTTATAGTTGGAATACAAACAGAAACACGGTTTCTTtccttaaaatacattaaatttccTAAATTCTTTTTTATTGACATATATCTTAGCTactttaaataatagattttaatccaaaataaaatattgacaaaaaaaataataatccaaaatcACTAAGATCTAACTAAAGTAACAACATATGCTTTGTGAGACTGATCCATTTAACCATTTTGtgaaaatattgagttataattattttgattataaTTAATCAAATTGAATTATTATTCTCTATCTTCATTAGATGTATAAgtatatttcataatatttttaataactttatatatggttattttctattaaaaaatataagaaaaataaagatatgAACAGTATAAAGTTACATAAATGAATATAACTGATAAATTATGAAAGTTTATGATCGTATAAGATATTTACAAATAAAGTTTATTTCTTCATCGTTCTCTCTCGATCGTTCACGTCCGTGCAAGTACTAGGGTTGGAGGGGACTCCTCTTCCCTCTACTCATTTTCCTCTTTGTTCTTGAATCTCTATGCCTTCTCTCTCCCGATATGCTGTTTTTTTTAGGTTGAGGTTTGCGTTTTTCAATGGATGCTTCAGTCGCGAGGAACTGATACTTGGTGGAGGCGGTTTCTTCTCCGGAGTTGTGGTGAGAGTCTAGCGAGACGGAGCAGTTCAGAGTCGGTTTTAGGGTTCTTGGAGCGATTCGAGTTCCCGTTATCCATCTCTCCGGTCTTCCGTCGTCGTGAGTTGGCATTGTGAGATCTTGTCCCGACTAGGTTTTGTGGTGGCTTGCTACTGCGGATCTGGTCGTTCGTGCTTGTTCGGTTATGGTGGTGGTTATTCAGGGTCTCTTCGCATCTTAGAGATTCCAGTACATATGCGGCGTAACCAGGAGTTCTccagtctctggtggcttaagAGGCAAGGTTTGAAAGCAGATGTGATTGTGGTGAAAGTATCTGGTTTGATTTCCTCGTGTGTGTGCATCTGGTTTCAAATTGAGTGGTCGTCTATGGGTATTAGAAGGTTTCTTGATGCCTAACAACTTTTTCATAGGTCCCGCTTCCGGCGTCGTGTTTAGTCTTTTCTAAAAGTAGGCGACAACTTCACTTGAGGAGTTAAGCTTCTTGTTCAGCATTGCTGTATCATTCTCTGTTGATTCAGGGGTCTAATTTTTCATGGTCAAGAAATGGTTATTTGGTTCTCAAAAGCCTGAGATGCTTAGACGGTTTTTGGGAGTCATTAGCAGTCTCAGAGTCAGCATCTCGTCGAAAATCATATCCCGGCATCGTGGTTTGGTCTTGTTTCCTCGACGGTGGTGTAGCTGACTTTCTTGCACATGTTTAGAGGCGGCTTTTAAGGATGTGGCGATGAAAACAACCCATTTTTGTACATGTTTCGTAGATGGCAGAAGCGAGTGCTTGCTCGTTTGGGATGTCGTTTAAAGTGTCGTGTGGCGCTATATACAAACCGGCTTTGGTGGCACTAGCAAGACATTGATAAGTATCTGAATTCTCCCCTTCGGACGCTTTACGCTTTATAGACAAAGAAAATTATGAGCTTTGTGGAGATCATCGGGAACTACCTATTCCGAAAACGTCAAGGGAACTCCCACCATCTGAGGCAACGAGGAGAACCTTAATTTCCCTAGAGTCATGTTGAGTATGGCTACCGATATTGAAATATTTCGAAAAACAACTTAGCGGAATGTGCCGGGTTTAGTGAGTAGGCGAAACTAGGTTTGTAAAAGTTTGATTTCGATATTTTTGTTCAAAGAAAGCTTGTAACTGTATCCGATTCCCGATTATTTGggaaaattgtatatatatatatatatatatatattttaaaagaagatatttacaataactaaaatattttataaattttaggaAATCCGAAACCTATCCATGCCGGGTTTGGGTTCGGGTTTCGGGTATTGTGCCGACCCTAGTCAACGGTGATTACGTTACCAAAATGAACAAAGTGAAGTTTTTTTGGGTTGAAAGTTAACAAAGTTAAGTTGGCTCATTTAATCGTGTGAAGATTTTATAGAGTAATCGGAATTTGGAATCCACCGAGAAACTGTTGTTCATTCTAGATCTGTATTTGATCTTCATCTTCCTCAACTCTACTTCTTCTGCAACTGGAAACTTGCAGATCCGTCGATCACTCCCGGAGATTTTGTGTAGGTTTAGGTTTTTTGTGATCCCAATTTTCAATTTTGATGGCTTCAAATTCTCAGTTTCTGCTGGACGATCAAACGGATGAGGATTTCTTCGACAAGCTTGTTGATGATTCCTATTCACCCAGCCAAGCTCACGCTGCCAAGGAGCTCGAATTCGTCGACGACGGGAGCGACTCCGAAGACGCCAAAGCTTTTGCGAATCTCTCTCTTCGTGAAGAAGCAGGGAACGATGATGCAGTCGAGGGTCCTAGTAGTGAGCCTTCTTCATCCGTTCCTGTCCAATTCCATGTTATAAACGAGGGTCCAAGTAGTGAGCCTTCATCCATTGCTCTCGAAGAAGCTGATGCGAATAAGTTAAGTGGTGATTTGGTGGTGAGATCGGAGGTGGAGGATAAGCCGTTATCTGAAGCGGTAAAAGAAAGCAATGGATCTGGGAGTCCTGGGGTTAAGGAGGTTGATTGGGGCTCCTTTTGTGCTGATTCATCTGTCAATGATGGCGGCGGGTTTGGTTCATACTCTGACTTCTTCACCCAGTTGGATGGATCTTCTACAGGAAATTTACAGGGAAAAGCGGAGATAGATGCGGGGAAATTAGTATCCGATGATACACAGATCGCAAGTTTTGGTTTTGATAGTTCGGCAGGTTTGGGGCAACAGCAGGGTGAAGTGAGTCAAGATTCTACAAGTGAGCAGTACGTTGATAACAGCCAAGCTTGGGAAAATAGCTATCCTGGATGGAAATATGATGCTAGTACTGGCCAGTGGTATCAAGTTGATAGCCATGATGATGCAAGTATGAATGCACAGGAGAGCTATATAAACTCAGCGAGTAACTGGCAAAGCAAAGTTGCCTCTACTGATAACTCCAATGTTGCTTATCTGAGTCAGAGTACAACATCTGCAGTGGCTGAGAGTATGTCTACTTGGAACCAGGTTTCACAGGTGGCAAATGGATATCCTGAACACATGGTCTTTGACCCACAGTATCCGGGGTGGTACTATGACACAATTGCTCAAGAATGGCGCTCTCTGGACAGCTACAACCAGGCTTCTCAGACAACTGTAACTGGTCAAGCTCATGAACAGCAAGCTCAGAACGGCCAGATTGGGGCTATGTTTCACAATAATACCGAGAGTAGCATGTATAATATCAATGATAAAAGCCAGGCATTCAAACCGCAAGAATATGGTATACAGAACCAACAAGGAAGTTGGGACCAATCTTACTATGCCAACAATCAGCAGCAGGCTACAAACACATGGCAGTCAGAAAATGGAGGTGACAATGAGGCGTCTGTAACTTCTGTCTCATTTTCACACTTCGGAGGAAACCAGCAAGTAAATAGTTTGTACTGTACGGAATCTGTGGCTGAACAGTTTAAGCCAAAAGAGAATAGAGCTCAAGGCTTCATCCCTCAGCATATGAATGTGGCTAGTGTCCCGCAGCATGGACCACTGAGTTTCTCAAACGATTTCTATAATAGACAGAAATCTGTAGATGATACTCAACAGTCATATCAGAGCAATCAGCTTTTCTCCCCAAGTGTAGGAAGATCACCTGATGGGCGTCCACCACATGCACTTGTGAGTTTTGGCTTTGGTGGGAAGCTCATTCTTATGAAGGATACTAACGCCTCTCTCCAGAATTCATCATTCGGAAGTCAGGTTAGTCATGAAGTTTCCATTAGTTTTTTACACCCTCGGAAGTTTCTGCCAACTATTGTAGGAGTATcactattttatatatgaaatatattattataaccTCAATAGTGAACTTCAGTTCTTGCTTTCTAATCTTTTTCTGTTTGATTCAAAGGGGGCTGGGGGAAGCTCTATATCTGTCCTAAACTTGGCGGAAGTTACTTCTGGGAGTGCTTCTTTTTCAAGTCTTGGGGAAGACTCTTCGAGTTATTTTCGTTCTCTGCATCAACAATGTCTTCCAGGTCCCTTGGTTGGAGGAAGTGTTGGAAATAAAGACTTAATTAAGTGGCTTGATGAGAGAATTTTACAGTGTGAATCTTCTGACATAGACTTTTCAAGAGGGAAGTTTTTAAAAATGCTTATGTCTTTGCTCAGAATATCTTGTCAGTATTATGGGAAACTCCGGTCTCCTTTCGGGGCTGATACAACGCAAAAGGTGCAGTTATGGAGATTCTTGTCAGTACGCTTCTTAAGAAAACATCTATATGTGTTACAGTTTTCTCATCCTTGTATCTATGCTGCAAACAGGAAACAGATTCTGTTGAAGCAGCAGTAGCAAAACTTTTTGCAATTGCCAAGAAAAATGGTGGCTATGCTCCATTAAGCCAATGCTTGCAGCATTTACCTCCCGAATCACAAATGCAAGTGAGTATTCAACATCTTAGGATATTTCTCTATCATAGGGAAAAGGTTCTAAAACATAGTcgattgttttttctttttgcttatTGACTCATTTGGAAATATTTCCTAGGTAACAGCTTCAGAGGTGCAGAATCTTCTGGCTTTTGGTAGGAAAATGGAGGCTCTGCAATGTGCACAAGAAGGCCATTTATGGGGACTAGCGCTTGTTATCGCGGCACAGCTTGGAGATCAGGTTCCTTTCCCTTGGATACCATAGATCTAAACCTTCCATTGTTGTGGTTGTATGACTGACTTGGTTGTTCCATGTCGTAAATTGTTGCAGTTCTATGCTGATACTGTGAAACAAATGGCCCTTCGCCAGCTGGTGCCTGGATCACCTTTGCGAACATTGTGCTTGCTGGTTGCGGGGCAACCAGCTGAAGTGTTCTCCAATGGCAGTACAAGCTGTGTCGATTTTTCTGGTTCCGTAAGTGCGTCTCAGCACCAAACCCAGGTAATACGGTAACAATCTATTTCTTATCAGTCCAGACAATGTGTTAGATTAAAGAGTAAGAACAAGTTTAGAGATAGATGCCAGAATTTTAGAAGTTCAATGAAAACCTATCCTTTTGTTCCTCGGGAAAATCCGAGATAGCATACCGCCTACTGCTGTCCAAGAGCTTACTAAATACTCAAACcccaaaatcgaaaaaaaaaagataaacagAATCGGAACCCCCTTAGTTCTCTCGTGATGAAGATACATAATCAATCCATATATCCTCACCAAATCATTGCTAAATAACATTTACCATGATTAAAAGTCTGGAACTCCATAGATGGTGGGAATACTCTCTATACGAGATATTTTTCTCTACCACAGGAAACTAGTTTACTTCTCCATTTCAAAGGACGCAGTTTTGTCTTGCATGGGGAGTTCGCTAATAGTCTCTTCGTTTCTTTGAATTGCAGTTTGGAAGTAGTAGCATGCTTGATAACTGGGAAGAGAATTTGGGTATAATAACTGCCAACAGAACCACAGATGATGAGCTTGTGATTACTCATCTTGGAGATTGCATGTGGAAAGAAAGGAGCGAGGTGATCTATCTCTgccattttgttttgttttctttaactTCATGGAAGACTTTATAATGACATTTTAATTGCTATTATGGATCAGATAATTGCAGCGCATATTTGCTATTTACTTGCGGATAAGAACTTTGATCCATACTCAGATAGTGCCAGGCTCTGCCTTGTCGGAGCAGATCATTGGAAATATCCGAGAACCTATGCAAGTCCGGAGGCTATacaggtattttttttttgcgttgGTTTTAGTTAGCCGGGATGTTCTGTTTTTAGCATCGTAAGTAGCCTGATAGTTCCtcaatgtattttgatattttccTTAATTTTTGTTGATCTTTACATGGGCAGAGAACAGAGTTATACGAGTACTCTAAGACGCTGGGAAACTCTCAGTATATCCTGTTACCGTTTCAAccatataaaatcatatatgcCCATATGCTGGCTGAAGTTGGTAAACTTTCGGCCGCACAAAAGTAAGAAGATTCACTTGCTACCAACTTTTTCTTAAGTAGACTGTATATGGCTTCCTGATGTCGCTGTTGTGTGGCTGAATCAGGTACTGTCAAGCAGTATCGAAGTGCCTCAAGACTGGCCGATCAACTGAAGTAGAAACATGGAAACAATTTGTTTCATCACTGGAAGAGAGAATCCGTATCCACCAACAGGTACAAACCCACAACAACTTCTGTTCCAGTAGAATTACATGGAACCGTTGATTTTTTGTCAGTGGATTTACATCTGTTTGCTGTATATTCCTTTGATTGAAAATGTGAAAAAGAGAGACCCAGTAGAAACGATTAGCATATAAGAGACCCATCTTGTTCTTTTCTCTAATGATCCAACATAACCAGATATTCCTATTTCAGGGCGGGTATACTGTGAATTCTTCCCCAGCAAAAATTGTCGGAAAATTTCTTAACTTTATTGATAGTACAGCACATCGTGTTGTTGGGGGCATGCCACCATCTGCACTTCATTCAACAGCAGGAAACTTACAGGCAAATGAGTATCAGCATCAACAGCAGGAGGCTGCTAAGTTACCATATAGTCAATCTGCTAATACAATGCAATCATTGATGTCACATGCCTCAATGGAACCAATACGTGAGTTGGATGGGAACTCAAGGACGATGGCAGTACATTCTAGAAGTGTCTCAGAGCCAGATTTCGGTAGGACGCCAATACAGGTCAATATCACTggaaatcatttatttttatttccttttctgTTATTGCCTGATGTCTGGTTTGGGATTTATCCTGAGGTAAGTAGGTACTTAGCATGCAGGTTTAGAAAACCATTGCTTACTTGCTTTTTTTCTGATAGGATCAGCCTGTCTCCTCAAAAGACAAAGCTACTGATGGGGTGCCACAGGTGAAACCAACCGTGAATGTGACAAGTTCGCGGTTTAGCAGCTTTGGTTTTGGCATACTGAAGAACACCGTACGGAGGGTCTTACCATCTCGGCCATCTAAAGAGGTGCACCTTAATAAATGTTTCAAGTCGTGATGATGGTTTTCTTCAACTTATTCTAATGTTGGGTCATTCTTTGTATTAAGGCAAAACTGGGTGAGGAGAATCAGTTTTACTATGACGAAAAACTAAAGAGATGGATGGAGAAAGGTGTAGAACCCCCAGCTGAGGAAGCTGCATTGCCTCCTCCTCCAACAGTAGGCACGTACCAAAACAACGCAATGGGTTATGCAAACAGATCTGACATGATGAACGAGATGTCTCCACCTAGTGGGAGCTGGAGCAGTGGCAGCCCGACTCCATCCGAGAATTCTTCGGGAATCCCACCAATCTCACAGGGCTCGAATCAATTCTCAGCTCGTGGACGCCCAAGGTAAACAAACCACCTACTTGTGACGCTTTCGAATTATTCTTATGTGCTGGCTATCCTGGATCATAATCATGAGCGTAGTTGTAGTGTCACATTAGAATGACATTGAGGAGTGAATAATATAAGCCAACGACAGTATTAAAGGTGAAGCTTTGAGTGTGAAATGGACAAACTTTTCTTGATTGTAGTTTCCGGTTGTGTTAGCTATAATACTCCATAGTTGAGTCTGATAAATTGTCAGAAAAGCTGTAGACACTGGGGATCATCACATATTGCCTTTGTTAGATAACGTGCATGATTAGAGTTGAATCGTTTTTACTTTCTTTTGGGGCAGATACGTTGACCTCTTTAATCCAGGCGGTGGAAACTCTAAGACAATGTTCCAGTCACCTCCTGCAAAATCTGCTAAACCACCAATCCCTGCAAAAGcaaatttcttcatcccagcaGCACCTGCGTCGTCTTCAAACGACCAGGTAACCGAGATGGCAGCTACTGAAACCAGTCAGGAGTACTCAGCAGAAGAAGTAGCCGtccctccaccaccaccaagcCACTCTTCATTCCAGTCCCC is part of the Brassica rapa cultivar Chiifu-401-42 chromosome A09, CAAS_Brap_v3.01, whole genome shotgun sequence genome and harbors:
- the LOC103839525 gene encoding protein transport protein SEC16A homolog isoform X2, giving the protein MASNSQFLLDDQTDEDFFDKLVDDSYSPSQAHAAKELEFVDDGSDSEDAKAFANLSLREEAGNDDAVEGPSSEPSSSVPVQFHVINEGPSSEPSSIALEEADANKLSGDLVVRSEVEDKPLSEAVKESNGSGSPGVKEVDWGSFCADSSVNDGGGFGSYSDFFTQLDGSSTGNLQGKAEIDAGKLVSDDTQIASFGFDSSAGLGQQQGEVSQDSTSEQYVDNSQAWENSYPGWKYDASTGQWYQVDSHDDASMNAQESYINSASNWQSKVASTDNSNVAYLSQSTTSAVAESMSTWNQVSQVANGYPEHMVFDPQYPGWYYDTIAQEWRSLDSYNQASQTTVTGQAHEQQAQNGQIGAMFHNNTESSMYNINDKSQAFKPQEYGIQNQQGSWDQSYYANNQQQATNTWQSENGGDNEASVTSVSFSHFGGNQQVNSLYCTESVAEQFKPKENRAQGFIPQHMNVASVPQHGPLSFSNDFYNRQKSVDDTQQSYQSNQLFSPSVGRSPDGRPPHALVSFGFGGKLILMKDTNASLQNSSFGSQGAGGSSISVLNLAEVTSGSASFSSLGEDSSSYFRSLHQQCLPGPLVGGSVGNKDLIKWLDERILQCESSDIDFSRGKFLKMLMSLLRISCQYYGKLRSPFGADTTQKETDSVEAAVAKLFAIAKKNGGYAPLSQCLQHLPPESQMQVTASEVQNLLAFGRKMEALQCAQEGHLWGLALVIAAQLGDQFYADTVKQMALRQLVPGSPLRTLCLLVAGQPAEVFSNGSTSCVDFSGSVSASQHQQFGSSSMLDNWEENLGIITANRTTDDELVITHLGDCMWKERSEIIAAHICYLLADKNFDPYSDSARLCLVGADHWKYPRTYASPEAIQRTELYEYSKTLGNSQYILLPFQPYKIIYAHMLAEVGKLSAAQKYCQAVSKCLKTGRSTEVETWKQFVSSLEERIRIHQQGGYTVNSSPAKIVGKFLNFIDSTAHRVVGGMPPSALHSTAGNLQANEYQHQQQEAAKLPYSQSANTMQSLMSHASMEPIRELDGNSRTMAVHSRSVSEPDFGRTPIQDQPVSSKDKATDGVPQVKPTVNVTSSRFSSFGFGILKNTVRRVLPSRPSKEAKLGEENQFYYDEKLKRWMEKGVEPPAEEAALPPPPTVGTYQNNAMGYANRSDMMNEMSPPSGSWSSGSPTPSENSSGIPPISQGSNQFSARGRPRYVDLFNPGGGNSKTMFQSPPAKSAKPPIPAKANFFIPAAPASSSNDQVTEMAATETSQEYSAEEVAVPPPPPSHSSFQSPTPSPMTMQRFPSLDNIKRSGSGTSLNDDFPSSGSRRTASWSGSLNSSFTSPTGPSNLKPSPLNGSSSSLGEELQDVEL
- the LOC103839525 gene encoding protein transport protein SEC16A homolog isoform X3, giving the protein MASNSQFLLDDQTDEDFFDKLVDDSYSPSQAHAAKELEFVDDGSDSEDAKAFANLSLREEAGNDDAVEGPSSEPSSSVPVQFHVINEGPSSEPSSIALEEADANKLSGDLVVRSEVEDKPLSEAVKESNGSGSPGVKEVDWGSFCADSSVNDGGGFGSYSDFFTQLDGSSTGNLQGKAEIDAGKLVSDDTQIASFGFDSSAGLGQQQGEVSQDSTSEQYVDNSQAWENSYPGWKYDASTGQWYQVDSHDDASMNAQESYINSASNWQSKVASTDNSNVAYLSQSTTSAVAESMSTWNQVSQVANGYPEHMVFDPQYPGWYYDTIAQEWRSLDSYNQASQTTVTGQAHEQQAQNGQIGAMFHNNTESSMYNINDKSQAFKPQEYGIQNQQGSWDQSYYANNQQQATNTWQSENGGDNEASVTSVSFSHFGGNQQVNSLYCTESVAEQFKPKENRAQGFIPQHMNVASVPQHGPLSFSNDFYNRQKSVDDTQQSYQSNQLFSPSVGRSPDGRPPHALVSFGFGGKLILMKDTNASLQNSSFGSQGAGGSSISVLNLAEVTSGSASFSSLGEDSSSYFRSLHQQCLPGPLVGGSVGNKDLIKWLDERILQCESSDIDFSRGKFLKMLMSLLRISCQYYGKLRSPFGADTTQKETDSVEAAVAKLFAIAKKNGGYAPLSQCLQHLPPESQMQVTASEVQNLLAFGRKMEALQCAQEGHLWGLALVIAAQLGDQFYADTVKQMALRQLVPGSPLRTLCLLVAGQPAEVFSNGSTSCVDFSGSVSASQHQTQFGSSSMLDNWEENLGIITANRTTDDELVITHLGDCMWKERSEIIAAHICYLLADKNFDPYSDSARLCLVGADHWKYPRTYASPEAIQRTELYEYSKTLGNSQYILLPFQPYKIIYAHMLAEVGKLSAAQKYCQAVSKCLKTGRSTEVETWKQFVSSLEERIRIHQQGGYTVNSSPAKIVGKFLNFIDSTAHRVVGGMPPSALHSTAGNLQANEYQHQQQEAAKLPYSQSANTMQSLMSHASMEPIRELDGNSRTMAVHSRSVSEPDFGRTPIQPVSSKDKATDGVPQVKPTVNVTSSRFSSFGFGILKNTVRRVLPSRPSKEAKLGEENQFYYDEKLKRWMEKGVEPPAEEAALPPPPTVGTYQNNAMGYANRSDMMNEMSPPSGSWSSGSPTPSENSSGIPPISQGSNQFSARGRPRYVDLFNPGGGNSKTMFQSPPAKSAKPPIPAKANFFIPAAPASSSNDQVTEMAATETSQEYSAEEVAVPPPPPSHSSFQSPTPSPMTMQRFPSLDNIKRSGSGTSLNDDFPSSGSRRTASWSGSLNSSFTSPTGPSNLKPSPLNGSSSSLGEELQDVEL
- the LOC103839525 gene encoding protein transport protein SEC16A homolog isoform X1, whose translation is MASNSQFLLDDQTDEDFFDKLVDDSYSPSQAHAAKELEFVDDGSDSEDAKAFANLSLREEAGNDDAVEGPSSEPSSSVPVQFHVINEGPSSEPSSIALEEADANKLSGDLVVRSEVEDKPLSEAVKESNGSGSPGVKEVDWGSFCADSSVNDGGGFGSYSDFFTQLDGSSTGNLQGKAEIDAGKLVSDDTQIASFGFDSSAGLGQQQGEVSQDSTSEQYVDNSQAWENSYPGWKYDASTGQWYQVDSHDDASMNAQESYINSASNWQSKVASTDNSNVAYLSQSTTSAVAESMSTWNQVSQVANGYPEHMVFDPQYPGWYYDTIAQEWRSLDSYNQASQTTVTGQAHEQQAQNGQIGAMFHNNTESSMYNINDKSQAFKPQEYGIQNQQGSWDQSYYANNQQQATNTWQSENGGDNEASVTSVSFSHFGGNQQVNSLYCTESVAEQFKPKENRAQGFIPQHMNVASVPQHGPLSFSNDFYNRQKSVDDTQQSYQSNQLFSPSVGRSPDGRPPHALVSFGFGGKLILMKDTNASLQNSSFGSQGAGGSSISVLNLAEVTSGSASFSSLGEDSSSYFRSLHQQCLPGPLVGGSVGNKDLIKWLDERILQCESSDIDFSRGKFLKMLMSLLRISCQYYGKLRSPFGADTTQKETDSVEAAVAKLFAIAKKNGGYAPLSQCLQHLPPESQMQVTASEVQNLLAFGRKMEALQCAQEGHLWGLALVIAAQLGDQFYADTVKQMALRQLVPGSPLRTLCLLVAGQPAEVFSNGSTSCVDFSGSVSASQHQTQFGSSSMLDNWEENLGIITANRTTDDELVITHLGDCMWKERSEIIAAHICYLLADKNFDPYSDSARLCLVGADHWKYPRTYASPEAIQRTELYEYSKTLGNSQYILLPFQPYKIIYAHMLAEVGKLSAAQKYCQAVSKCLKTGRSTEVETWKQFVSSLEERIRIHQQGGYTVNSSPAKIVGKFLNFIDSTAHRVVGGMPPSALHSTAGNLQANEYQHQQQEAAKLPYSQSANTMQSLMSHASMEPIRELDGNSRTMAVHSRSVSEPDFGRTPIQDQPVSSKDKATDGVPQVKPTVNVTSSRFSSFGFGILKNTVRRVLPSRPSKEAKLGEENQFYYDEKLKRWMEKGVEPPAEEAALPPPPTVGTYQNNAMGYANRSDMMNEMSPPSGSWSSGSPTPSENSSGIPPISQGSNQFSARGRPRYVDLFNPGGGNSKTMFQSPPAKSAKPPIPAKANFFIPAAPASSSNDQVTEMAATETSQEYSAEEVAVPPPPPSHSSFQSPTPSPMTMQRFPSLDNIKRSGSGTSLNDDFPSSGSRRTASWSGSLNSSFTSPTGPSNLKPSPLNGSSSSLGEELQDVEL
- the LOC103839525 gene encoding protein transport protein SEC16A homolog isoform X4 yields the protein MASNSQFLLDDQTDEDFFDKLVDDSYSPSQAHAAKAFANLSLREEAGNDDAVEGPSSEPSSSVPVQFHVINEGPSSEPSSIALEEADANKLSGDLVVRSEVEDKPLSEAVKESNGSGSPGVKEVDWGSFCADSSVNDGGGFGSYSDFFTQLDGSSTGNLQGKAEIDAGKLVSDDTQIASFGFDSSAGLGQQQGEVSQDSTSEQYVDNSQAWENSYPGWKYDASTGQWYQVDSHDDASMNAQESYINSASNWQSKVASTDNSNVAYLSQSTTSAVAESMSTWNQVSQVANGYPEHMVFDPQYPGWYYDTIAQEWRSLDSYNQASQTTVTGQAHEQQAQNGQIGAMFHNNTESSMYNINDKSQAFKPQEYGIQNQQGSWDQSYYANNQQQATNTWQSENGGDNEASVTSVSFSHFGGNQQVNSLYCTESVAEQFKPKENRAQGFIPQHMNVASVPQHGPLSFSNDFYNRQKSVDDTQQSYQSNQLFSPSVGRSPDGRPPHALVSFGFGGKLILMKDTNASLQNSSFGSQGAGGSSISVLNLAEVTSGSASFSSLGEDSSSYFRSLHQQCLPGPLVGGSVGNKDLIKWLDERILQCESSDIDFSRGKFLKMLMSLLRISCQYYGKLRSPFGADTTQKETDSVEAAVAKLFAIAKKNGGYAPLSQCLQHLPPESQMQVTASEVQNLLAFGRKMEALQCAQEGHLWGLALVIAAQLGDQFYADTVKQMALRQLVPGSPLRTLCLLVAGQPAEVFSNGSTSCVDFSGSVSASQHQTQFGSSSMLDNWEENLGIITANRTTDDELVITHLGDCMWKERSEIIAAHICYLLADKNFDPYSDSARLCLVGADHWKYPRTYASPEAIQRTELYEYSKTLGNSQYILLPFQPYKIIYAHMLAEVGKLSAAQKYCQAVSKCLKTGRSTEVETWKQFVSSLEERIRIHQQGGYTVNSSPAKIVGKFLNFIDSTAHRVVGGMPPSALHSTAGNLQANEYQHQQQEAAKLPYSQSANTMQSLMSHASMEPIRELDGNSRTMAVHSRSVSEPDFGRTPIQDQPVSSKDKATDGVPQVKPTVNVTSSRFSSFGFGILKNTVRRVLPSRPSKEAKLGEENQFYYDEKLKRWMEKGVEPPAEEAALPPPPTVGTYQNNAMGYANRSDMMNEMSPPSGSWSSGSPTPSENSSGIPPISQGSNQFSARGRPRYVDLFNPGGGNSKTMFQSPPAKSAKPPIPAKANFFIPAAPASSSNDQVTEMAATETSQEYSAEEVAVPPPPPSHSSFQSPTPSPMTMQRFPSLDNIKRSGSGTSLNDDFPSSGSRRTASWSGSLNSSFTSPTGPSNLKPSPLNGSSSSLGEELQDVEL